CATGAGTATCTGTATGCCCGCGTTATCGGGCGCAATCCTTCGTCGTGGCTGCGCACCATTACTCTGGACGTGGGCGTGGAGAAGGGTATTAAGGTCAATATGCCGGTGGTGACCCCTGAGGGTATTGTGGGCCGGGTGGTGCATGTCTCCCTGGGGTACTCCCAGGTGCTCAGCGTACTGGATCCGAAATTTGCAGTCAGCAGCGTCACCAGCGCGGATCGTGAGCCTCTGGTGGCCGTGGGTGGCTATGGCAGTGAAATGAATATCCGTTATCTGGATGCCGGTGGAAAGGCGCGGGAAGGGGATATTGTCTTCACCAGTGGTGTGGATCAGGTCTTTCCCGCTGGTCTTCCGGTTGGGCGTATTACGGGAATTGCGGCTGATACCGACTTGTTCTTCAAGGGAACCATTGCCCCCTTTGTTGACATCAATCGACTGGAAGAGGTGCTGGTGCTGAAAGTGGAAGCGGGCGAATTTGACGCTCACAAGGAAGAGGCGAAGGTGGTCCCGTGAAGTTTTTCGCCTACCTGCTGCTTTTCTTTTTCTTTATAGCTGTGCAGTCCTCCTTTCCTTTTGGAATGTACACGCCGGATCTGCCCTTTCTGTTCTTTTTCTGCATGGTGACACTCATGGATGAGCTGGAAGGCTTATCCATCGCCATACTGTTCGGGTTTATCATGGATGCGGTAACGGGCATTCTCTTCGGCTACCATATTCTGCTCTACTCCTTTACCGCATATCTGATGACTTCATTACGGAATCGTCAACTTTTGTGCCAAAAGTATGAATTGTCTATTATTCTGATGGTCATCAGCGTTCTGGCGGGAATGTCACAAATTTACCTCATAGGTGCCTTGGCCGCTCCCCTGGGCCAGGCGGATACGCTGACCATGCACAGCATTCTGCTGCGCGTTTTCCTGGACGCCTTCCTGAGCGTCATTGCCTTTGGGTTGCTCTATCAGCCATTGATTCTGCTGAATCACTGGTTCCTCTCCCTCTATGAGCGGCGAAACTCCCGACGTCGCCGGCGCTGGACTCCCCAGGGTGACGATCAATGGTAGTGGTTCACGAAGAGCGTAATTACCAGCCTTTTTTTCAGGGGCGTCTGCTGGTGTTGCTGAGCCTGATCATTCTTGGTTTTGTCGTTGTTGGCCTGCGCCTGTGGTATATTCAGGTGCTGCAGCATGAATCGCTCTCCAGTCGCGCCGAGAGCAACCGTATCCGTACCTATGAAACCAAGGCCCACCGCGGCAAGATATTTGATCGCAACAACATTCTGCTGGTGGAGAATGTCCCCAGTTATAACCTTGTGGTCATCAAGGAGAATGTGGATGACCTGGAGAAACTGGTGGAGTT
This portion of the Desulfurispirillum indicum S5 genome encodes:
- the mreC gene encoding rod shape-determining protein MreC, with the protein product MLQFLFAKKKRIYFSLISLFLLVLIALQLSGKLHPANPINVILMPVTGPVQSFFVKNYYNLQDFRARYIDLREVEERNRQLSRELDDARIALLGFHEVQRELMELRRHLEYTRQNRHEYLYARVIGRNPSSWLRTITLDVGVEKGIKVNMPVVTPEGIVGRVVHVSLGYSQVLSVLDPKFAVSSVTSADREPLVAVGGYGSEMNIRYLDAGGKAREGDIVFTSGVDQVFPAGLPVGRITGIAADTDLFFKGTIAPFVDINRLEEVLVLKVEAGEFDAHKEEAKVVP
- the mreD gene encoding rod shape-determining protein MreD; the protein is MKFFAYLLLFFFFIAVQSSFPFGMYTPDLPFLFFFCMVTLMDELEGLSIAILFGFIMDAVTGILFGYHILLYSFTAYLMTSLRNRQLLCQKYELSIILMVISVLAGMSQIYLIGALAAPLGQADTLTMHSILLRVFLDAFLSVIAFGLLYQPLILLNHWFLSLYERRNSRRRRRWTPQGDDQW